From Gimesia panareensis, the proteins below share one genomic window:
- a CDS encoding DUF1559 domain-containing protein, with product MSTGTQPQQLITGRRRLIAWMVCLSLLFFVMCLGMFFLVQIPYVLAVGWAGYLWRTGPTLTLSAAGTLWFSSTLALFFGGVHLAGRRVYRGNERSTGMNWRLRWSFFLVALVLMLATSGICLIGMSHQLWWMATRDRDNLVKKHPGSYFCPVSYREAARRSTSKNNLKQIGLALHNYHDEFRQFPIGATVDHTGKPQHGWVARVLPYLDHRDLYQQIDFNQPWTADVNRKPFETMLPVLLSPGLNYYFEPGENRQAERSGYQPAHYAANQRLLGVNGGLRIQDIKDGTSQTILGGEVKEGIRPWGDPLNFRDPAQGINQGSQGFGGPFGPGAHILFADGSVRFLSEDIDPAVLKALSTPNGRERVEEVERNSGK from the coding sequence ATGAGCACGGGAACGCAGCCACAGCAGTTGATCACAGGGCGGCGGAGGCTGATTGCGTGGATGGTCTGCCTTTCCCTGTTGTTCTTTGTCATGTGCCTGGGGATGTTTTTTCTCGTGCAGATTCCGTACGTGCTGGCGGTCGGCTGGGCCGGCTATCTCTGGCGCACGGGCCCCACACTGACGCTTTCGGCTGCGGGGACACTCTGGTTCTCCAGCACGCTGGCTCTGTTTTTCGGTGGCGTGCATCTGGCAGGCCGGAGAGTGTATCGAGGCAACGAGCGTAGTACAGGGATGAACTGGCGGTTGCGCTGGTCATTCTTTCTGGTCGCGCTGGTGCTGATGCTGGCGACCAGCGGCATCTGTCTGATCGGGATGTCGCATCAGCTGTGGTGGATGGCGACGCGCGACAGGGACAATCTCGTGAAGAAACACCCGGGCTCCTATTTTTGTCCTGTCTCTTACAGGGAAGCGGCCCGTCGTAGTACTTCTAAAAACAATCTCAAACAGATCGGCCTCGCGCTGCACAATTATCATGACGAGTTCCGGCAGTTCCCTATCGGGGCCACAGTTGATCACACAGGAAAACCGCAGCACGGTTGGGTCGCCCGTGTCTTACCATACCTGGATCACCGGGATCTCTACCAGCAGATCGATTTCAATCAGCCCTGGACGGCAGACGTCAATCGCAAACCATTCGAGACCATGCTGCCGGTACTGCTCAGTCCGGGTCTGAATTACTACTTCGAACCGGGAGAGAACCGGCAGGCGGAAAGGTCCGGTTATCAACCGGCCCATTACGCTGCCAACCAGCGGCTGCTGGGAGTCAATGGCGGTCTGAGAATTCAGGACATCAAAGATGGTACCTCGCAAACCATTCTGGGAGGGGAAGTCAAAGAAGGCATTCGTCCCTGGGGAGATCCGCTGAATTTCCGGGACCCCGCACAAGGCATCAACCAGGGATCGCAGGGATTCGGTGGTCCGTTCGGGCCGGGGGCTCATATCCTGTTCGCGGATGGCAGCGTCCGGTTTCTTTCTGAAGACATCGATCCGGCGGTGCTCAAGGCACTCAGTACGCCGAACGGGCGGGAACGGGTGGAAGAAGTGGAACGTAATTCAGGAAAATAG
- a CDS encoding class I SAM-dependent methyltransferase: MTADKKHSLLTDEELEWSDVAANCRMNREREITGTNSYTADLKLNPLEFLQERISAGQTVRWLDLCCGSGRALIQAHDYFQQQGLESQIQILGVDLVNLFLPAPDSSDTFRLQTASLHDWTTEERFDLITCVHGLHYVGDKLSLLARAASWLTSEGLFLAHLDLENLQTVEGTWSAAAKREFLRRRFFKYHMRTHLVSCEGQHAVTFPCRYAGASDQAGPNFTGQPAVNSFYTLQETD; the protein is encoded by the coding sequence ATGACCGCCGATAAGAAACACAGCCTGCTGACAGACGAAGAACTCGAATGGTCGGACGTGGCTGCAAACTGCCGCATGAATCGCGAGCGGGAGATTACAGGAACCAACAGCTACACCGCCGACCTGAAACTCAATCCGCTTGAATTCCTGCAGGAACGGATTTCAGCGGGACAAACCGTGCGCTGGCTGGATCTCTGCTGTGGATCCGGCAGAGCCCTGATTCAGGCACACGACTACTTTCAACAACAGGGACTGGAATCACAGATACAGATCCTGGGCGTCGACCTGGTCAATCTGTTTCTCCCCGCCCCCGACTCAAGTGATACTTTCCGCCTGCAGACCGCTTCACTCCACGACTGGACCACTGAAGAAAGATTTGACCTGATTACCTGTGTGCACGGTCTGCACTACGTCGGCGACAAACTGTCGCTGCTCGCCCGCGCTGCCAGCTGGCTCACTTCGGAGGGCCTGTTCCTGGCACATCTGGACCTGGAGAATCTGCAGACCGTGGAAGGTACCTGGAGCGCTGCAGCGAAACGGGAATTTTTACGAAGGCGTTTTTTCAAATACCACATGCGAACGCACCTTGTTTCCTGCGAGGGACAGCATGCTGTCACCTTCCCCTGCCGATACGCGGGTGCCTCAGACCAGGCAGGTCCGAATTTCACCGGTCAGCCGGCCGTGAATTCATTCTATACACTGCAGGAAACAGATTAA